Proteins from a genomic interval of Poecile atricapillus isolate bPoeAtr1 chromosome 1, bPoeAtr1.hap1, whole genome shotgun sequence:
- the SPTB gene encoding spectrin beta chain, erythrocytic isoform X1, whose product MTSANDYEQLELQQQYSRINVRWDASDDELDNDNSSARLFERSRIKALADEREAVQKKTFTKWVNSHLARVTCRISDLYMDLRDGRVLIKLLEVLSGELLPKPTKGRMRIHCLENVDKALQFLKEQRVHLENMGSHDIVDGNHRLVLGLIWTIILRFQIQDIIVETQEGRETRSARDALLLWCQMKTAGYPHVNVTNFTSSWKDGLAFNALIHRHRPELVDFQNLTKSNARHNLEHAFSVAERHLGITPLLDPEDVFTENPDEKSIITYVVAFYHYFSKMKVLEVEGRRLGKVIEHAKETERMIEGYGGLASDLLTWIEQTIASLNSRSFANSLAGVQHQLQAFSTYRTVEKPPKFQEKGNLEVLLFTIQSRMRANNQRVYTPHEGRLVSDINRAWEQLEKAEHERELALRNELIRQEKLEQLARRFDRKAAMREAWLSENKRLVAQDNFGQDLAAVEAAKKKHEAIETDTAAYRERVQAIEAVAKELELEGYHDIQRINGRKDNILRLWEQLLELLAARRQRLEMNLTLQHLFQEMLHCIDWMDEVKVKLASPESGKHLLEAEELLQTHRLLEADMAVQAEKTRAISAAALRFADAEGYRPCDPKVIRDRVSHLEMCRRELQVLAARRRALLEQSRSLWTCLWELDEAESWIKEQEQLYSSLDFGKDLPGVLLLQRRHAAFEAEMRSRGGRLEQTLAVGEGLAAAGRAAERLRERGAAVRALWAQLEELAAFRRRGLREAEGFFQFQAEVEELAEGLQDARRRAAAEELGQDESRTLVLLRQHQELLDELAAAREQLDRLAQQAEGFPPELRAGPEAQSRLAALRELHAEAAALAERRGRQLQDALDLYTVFGESDACHLWMGSKETWLGELEVPKALEDLDVTQRRLDGLEQDMATVASQIAAVNQAADGLLASGHPRSPQVRQCREQLNERWGRFRELVSERRRAVGSALRLLNYNLESEETQKWLRSKARAVEATAELGRDLAGVLATQRKLYGIERELAVAQDRLAALRSQAERLAEERPEAATEVAQKLAMATSAWDELQAALAERAASLGEAGQLRSFLQDLDDFQAWLFGAQKAVAAVDEVPASLSEAEEMLQRHEAARRDAEEHAGAFAALAEAGERVLGGQTDPEYEGLRQRLGGVKDGWAALGKMAEARKRFLTQCRNFQEFLRDTKQAEILLTKQEYTLSHLELPSTLEGSAAALHRFQNFRAGVESNSKKVPEVVVGGTKLVAEENIFAEKISEKCRTLQERHGAVMDKVEEAAGLMQDNHDLQTFLQSCREFDAWVDEKMLMAQDVSYGEARGLHSKWQKHQAFMAELAPNQSWLEKIEAEGTELATRKPQYGAVVTQRLEELRRRWAELSSAAEDKGRQLFEAERSALYARSYGELESWLGRAQEELRHAEKVKDLTATNLLLKRLTRLEEQVKTWMKELEELGRQGTPAAGDVPDTTRQEQMLRQRVLELLEPLERKRKELETAKAMYQLGRDLEDETLWVQERLSLARSTDHGTDLPSVQRLTKRNETLQKELAGHAPRLGEVLNRGEAAGSGEEPGPELAAQAQELRALWETLQEEAAARHQRLREAEEAQQYYMDADEAEAWVSEQELFMGPEEKPKDEESCLMMLKRHVRQLRSIEDYGQTIKELAGRAQQLLSAGHPEGEQIIRLQGQVDKHYAGLKEAAEERRRRLENMSHLFQLKREVEELEQWIAERDVVASSPEMGQDLDHVMLLREKFREFARETGSVGQERVDRVNLTIEDLIDAGHIEAATIAEWKDGLNESWADLLELIDTRMQLLAASHDLHKYFYDGAELLALIATRRQELPQDLGEDAGTVEAFHRMHSAFERDLQLLEAQVQQFRETAARLQTAYAGEKAAGIQEQEQEVSRALQELLEACSGRRARLTDTADKHRFFSMARDLLSWMESTVRQIETQEKPRDVSSVELLMKYHQGIKAEVDARGKNFTNCIELGKKLLQRKHQDSPEIKVKLVELVDKRKAMMETWEQRWERLRLLLEVCQFSRDASVAESWLMAQEPYLASSDYGQTVDAVEKLLKRHEAFEKSSATWEERIAALRKLTTLELLGGRSLREGLVRDGTMRSEAPDYCLDLDGELEAGSEEEEEEEEKKDVSTQDTSLPTTDGPEPLAPRTGDEEPVSPTPRPPREEPEEPATLPARVSSVQLEGYLGRKHDLEAATKRASNRSWSTRYCVLRGGQLAFFKDAKSRALGLPCQGEEPLGLWDAHCEVPAGYKKKKHVFKLRLSNGSEWLFHGKDEEELQAWLQGLSAAITECRGSRGKVQSLPLPIPPAPPEAPLPRKDKEKRFSFFPKKK is encoded by the exons ATGACCTCGGCCAATGACTAcgagcagctggagctgcagcagcagtacAGCCGCATCAATGTCCGCTGGGACGCGTCTGACGATGAGCTGGACAACGACAACAGCTCCGCGCGGCTCTTCGAGCGCTCCCGCATCAAAGCCCTGGCAG ATGAGCGGGAGGCCGTGCAGAAGAAAACCTTCACCAAGTGGGTGAACTCGCATCTGGCTCGTGTCACCTGCCGCATCTCGGACCTCTACATGGACCTCCGGGATGGGCGGGTGCTCATCAAGCTGCTGGAAGTGCTGTCAGGAGAGCTTCTG CCCAAGCCCACCAAGGGCCGGATGCGGATCCACTGCCTGGAGAATGTGGACAAGGCGCTGCAGTTCCTGAAGGAGCAGCGGGTGCACCTGGAGAACATGGGCTCCCACGATATCGTGGATGGCAACCACCGCCTCGTCCTTGGCCTCATCTGGACCATCATCCTCCGCTTCCAG ATCCAGGACATCATTGTGGAGACGCAGGAGGGCCGGGAGACACGCTCTGCCAGGGATGCACTTCTGCTCTGGTgccagatgaagacagcagg GTACCCCCACGTGAATGTCACCAACTTCACCTCAAGCTGGAAGGACGGGCTGGCCTTCAATGCCCTCATCCACAGGCACAG GCCTGAGCTGGTTGACTTCCAAAACCTGACCAAATCCAATGCCCGGCACAACCTGGAGCATGCGTTCAGCGTGGCAGAGCGGCACCTGGGCATCACTCCTCTCCTTGACCCCGAAG ATGTGTTCACGGAGAACCCTGATGAGAAGTCCATCATCACCTACGTTGTGGCCTTCTACCACTACTTCTCCAAGATGAAGGTGCTGGAGGTGGAGGGAAGGCGCCTGGGCAAG GTCATTGAGCACGCCAAGGAGACAGAGCGGATGATCGAGGGCTATGGGGGGCTGGCGTCCGACCTGCTCACCTGGATTGAGCAGACCATCGCCTCCCTCAACAGCCGCAGCTTCGCCAACTCGCTGGCTGGCgtgcagcaccagctgcaaGCCTTCAGCACGTACCGCACTGTGGAGAAGCCCCCCAA GTTTCAGGAGAAGGGCAACCTGGAGGTGCTGCTCTTCACCATCCAGTCGCGGATGAGGGCCAACAACCAGCGCGTCTACACCCCACACGAGGGGCGCCTGGTCTCTGACATCAACCGG gcctgggagcagctggagaaagCGGAGCATGAGCGGGAGCTGGCGCTGCGCAATGAGCTGATCCGTCAGGaaaagctggagcagctggcacGGCGCTTCGACCGCAAAGCAGCCATGCGGGAGGCCTGGCTGAGCGAGAACAAGCGCCTGGTGGCCCAG GACAACTTTGGGCAGGATCTGGCGGCGGTGGAGGCGGCCAAGAAGAAGCACGAGGCCATCGAGACAGACACAGCTGCCTACAGGGAGAGGGTGCAGGCCATCGAGGCTGTGGccaaggagctggagctggagggcTACCACGACATCCAGCGCATCAACGGGAGGAAGGACAACATCCTgcggctctgggagcagctcctggagctacTGGCTGCCCGGCGCCAGCGCCTGGAGATGAACCTCACCCTGCAGCACCTCTTCCAGGAGATGCTCCATTGCATCGACTGGATGGATGAGGTCAAG GTGAAGCTGGCATCTCCCGAATCTGGGAAGCACCTTCTGGAAgcggaggagctgctgcagaccCACCGTCTGCTGGAGGCTGACATGGCCGTACAGGCAGAGAAGACCCGGGCCATCAGTGCTGCCGCCCTCCGCTTTGCCGACGCTGAGG gcTATCGTCCCTGCGACCCCAAAGTCATCCGGGACCGCGTGAGCCACCTGGAAATGTGCCGGCGAGAGCTGCAGGTACTGGCGGCGCGGAGGAGAGCCTTGCTGGAGCAATCGCGCTCCCTCTGGACCTGCCTGTGGGAGCTGGACGAGGCAGAGAGCTGGAtcaaggagcaggagcagctctacTCTTCCCTGGACTTCGGGAAGGACCTGCCCggcgtgctgctgctccagcgCCGGCACGCTGCCTTCGAGGCCGAGATGCGGAGCCGGGGCGGGCGGCTGGAGCAGACGCTGGCGGTGGGCGAGGGGCTGGCGGCAGCGGGCCGGGCGGCCGAGCGGCTGCGGGAGCGGGGGGCGGCCGTGCGGGCGCTGTGGGcgcagctggaggagctggcgGCGTTCCGACGGCGCGGCTTGCGGGAAGCCGAGGGCTTCTTCCAGTTCCAGGCGGAGGtggaggagctggcagaggggctgcaggatgCGCGCCGGCGGGCGGCCGCCGAGGAGCTGGGCCAGGATGAATCCCGCACTCTTGTCCTGCTGcggcagcaccaggagctgctggacgAGCTGGCGGCCGCCCGGGAGCAGCTGGACAGGCTGGCTCAGCAGGCCGAGGGCTTTCCGCCGGAGCTGCGTGCCGGTCCCGAGGCGCAGAGCCGGCTGGCGGCCCTGCGGGAGCTGCACGCCGAGGCGGCCGCGCTGGCCGAGCGCCGCGGCCGCCAGCTGCAGGATGCCCTGGACCTCTACACTGTTTTTGGGGAGAGCGACGCCTGCCATCTCTGGATGGGCTCCAAGGAGAcctggctgggagagctggaggtgcCGAAGGCGCTGGAGGACCTGGACGTGACGCAGCGCAG GTTGGACGGGCTGGAGCAAGACATGGCCACCGTGGCTTCCCAGATCGCCGCAGTCAACCAGGCAGCCGACGGGCTCCTGGCCAGCGGGCACCCCCGGAGCCCCCAGGTCCGGCAGTGCCGGGAGCAGCTCAACGAGAG GTGGGGCCGGTTCCGGGAGCTGGTGTCGGAGCGCCGGCGGGCGGTGGGCTCGGCGCTGCGCCTCCTCAACTACAACCTGGAGTCGGAGGAGACCCAGAAATGGCTGCGGAGCAAAGCCCGAGCGGTGGAAGCCACGGCCGAGCTGGGCCGCGACCTGGCCGGCGTCCTGGCCACCCAGCGCAAGCTCTACGGCATCGAGCGGGAGCTGGCAGTGGCCCAAGACCGCCTAGCCGCCCTGCGCTCCCAAGCCGAGCGCCTGGCCGAGGAGCGGCCCGAGGCGGCCACGGAGGTGGCCCAGAAGCTGGCGATGGCCACGTCCGCCTGGGATGAGCTGCAGGCGGCCCTGGCAGAGCGTGCGGCGTCCCTGGGGGAAGCCGGGCAGCTCCGGAGTTTCCTGCAGGACCTGGATGACTTCCAGGCGTGGCTCTTCGGCGCTCAGAAAGCCGTGGCGGCCGTCGATGAGGTGCCGGCGTCGCTGTCGGAGGCAGAGGAGATGCTGCAGCGGCACGAAGCGGCCCGGCGCGACGCCGAGGAGCATGCGGGAGCCTTTGCTGCCTTGGCGGAGGCGGGGGAGCGGGTGCTGGGGGGGCAGACGGACCCCGAATACGAGGGGCTGCGGCAGCGCCTGGGCGGCGTGAAGGACGGCTGGGCTGCCCTGGGCAAGATGGCAGAGGCTCGGAAGCGCTTCCTCACCCAGTGCCGCAACTTCCAGGAGTTCCTTCGTGACACCAAGCAGGCGGAGATCCTCCTCACCAAGCAG GAGTACACGCTGTCCCACTTGGAGCTGCCCTCCACGCTGGAGGGCTCGGCTGCTGCCCTGCACCGCTTCCAGAACTTCCGTGCTGGTGTGGAGAGCAACTCCAAGAAGGTCCCGGAGGTGGTGGTTGGTGGCACCAAGCTGGTGGCTGAGGAGAACATCTTTGCCGAGAAGATCTCCGAGAAGTGCCGAACTCTCCAGGAGCG GCATGGAGCCGTCATGGACAAGGTGGAGGAGGCAGCGGGTTTGATGCAAGACAACCACGACCTACAGAccttcctgcagagctgccgcGAG TTTGATGCCTGGGTGGATGAGAAGATGCTGATGGCTCAGGATGTCTCCTATGGAGAAGCCCGTGGCCTCCACAGCAAGTGGCAGAAGCACCAGGCATTCATGGCTGAGCTGGCACCCAACCAGAGCTGGCTGGAGAAGATTGAAGCG GAAGGGACGGAGCTGGCCACGCGCAAGCCGCAGTATGGCGCGGTGGTGACGCAGCGGCTGGAGGAGCTGCGCCGGCGCTGGGCCGAGCTGAGCAGCGCTGCTGAGGACAAGGGCCGGCAACTGTTTGAGGCTGAGCGCTCGGCTCTGTACGCCCGGAGCTATGGGGAGCTGGAGAGCTGGCTGGGGCGGGCGCAGGAGGAGCTGCGCCATGCCGAGAAGGTCAAGGACCTCACTGCCACCAACCTGCTGCTGAAGAGGTTGACG AGACTGGAAGAGCAAGTGAAAACATGgatgaaggagctggaggaacTGGGGCGGCAGGGCACCCCTGCTGCTGGGGATGTGCCAGATACcaccaggcaggagcagatgCTCCGGCAGCGAGTCcttgagctgctggagccactggagaggaagaggaaggagctggagactGCTAAGGCCATGTACCAGCTGGGGCGGGATCTGGAGGATGAGACG CTATGGGTGCAGGAGCGGCTTTCCCTGGCGAGGTCAACGGATCACGGCACCGACCTCCCAAGCGTGCAGCGGCTGACCAAGAGGAATGAG ACACTGCAGAAGGAGCTGGCGGGCCATGCCCCCCGCCTGGGTGAGGTGCTGAACCGGGGAGAGGCAGCGGGGAGCGGTGAGGAGCCAGGCCCGGAGCTGGCGGCTCAGGCACAGGAGCTGCGGGCACTGTGGGAGACGCTGCAGGAGGAGGCGGCCGCCCGGCACCAGCGCCTGCGGGAGGCCGAAGAGGCCCAGCAGTACTACATGGATGCTGATGAGGCCGAGGCCTGGGTCAGCGAGCAGGAGCTCTTCATGGGACCCGAGGAGAAACCAAAG GATGAGGAGAGCTGCTTGATGATGCTGAAGAGACATGTCCGGCAGCTGCGCTCCATCGAGGACTACGGACAAACCATcaaggagctggcagggagggcacagcagctgctctctgccGGCCACCCCGAGGG GGAGCAGATCATCCGGCTGCAGGGCCAGGTGGACAAGCACTACGCGGGGCTGAAGGAGGCGGCCGAGGAGCGCCGCCGGCGCCTGGAGAACATGTCCCACCTCTTCCAGCTGAAGCGGGAGgtggaagagctggagcagtggATTGCCGAGCGCGATGTGGTTGCTTCCTCCCCGGAGATGGGGCAGGACCTGGACCATGTCATG CTCCTGCGGGAGAAGTTTCGTGAGTTTGCGCGGGAGACAGGGAGCGTGGGGCAGGAGCGCGTGGACCGGGTGAACCTGACCATTGAGGACCTCATTGACGCGGGGCACATCGAGGCGGCCACCATAGCTGAGTGGAAGGACGGGCTGAACGAGAGTTGGGCTGACCTCCTGGAGCTGATCGACACCCGCATGCAGCTCCTCGCCGCCTCCCATGACCTCCACAAATACTTCTACGACggtgctgagctgctggccCTCATCGCCACCCGGcgccaggagctgccccaggatCTGGGTGAGGATGCCGGCACAGTGGAGGCTTTCCACCGCATGCACAGCGCCTTTGAGAGGGacctccagctgctggaggcacAG GTGCAGCAGTTTCGGGAGACGGCAGCACGCCTGCAGACCGCCTATGCCGGGGAGAAGGCGGCTGGaatccaggagcaggagcaggaggtgtcccgagcactgcaggagctgctggaagcgTGCAGTGGGCGCCGGGCACGGCTGACAGACACAGCTGACAAGCACCGCTTCTTCAGCATGGCACGGGATCTGCTCTCCTGGATGGAGAGCACTGTCCGGCAGATTGAGACACAGGAGAAACCCAG GGATGTCTCCTCGGTGGAGCTGCTGATGAAATACCACCAGGGAATTAAGGCTGAGGTGGATGCTCGGGGCAAGAACTTCACCAACTGCATCGAGCTGGGCAAGAAGCTGCTGCAGCGCAAGCACCAGGACTCACCAGAG ATCAAGGTGAAGCTGGTGGAGCTGGTGGACAAGAGGAAAGCCATGATGGAGACGTGGGAGCAGCGCTGGGAGCGGCTGCGGCTGC TGCTGGAGGTGTGCCAGTTCTCCCGCGACGCCTCGGTGGCCGAGTCATGGCTCATGGCTCAGGAGCCCTACCTGGCCAGCAGCGACTACGGGCAGACGGTGGATGCGGTGGAGAAGCTGCTGAAGCGGCACGAAGCTTTTGAGAAGTCCTCCGCCACTTGGGAGGAGCGCATTGCTGCCCTCAGGAAGCTGACAACG ctggagctcctgggtGGGCGGTCTCTGCGTGAGGGGCTGGTGCGGGACGGAACGATGCGCTCCGAAGCTCCTGACTACTGCCTGGATCTGGATGGGGAGCTGGAGGCCGG gtccgaggaggaggaggaagaggaggagaagaaggatgTGAGCACACAGGACACTTCGCTGCCCACTACAGATGGACCAGAGCCG CTGGCACCGAGGACAGGTGACGAGGAGCCAGTGTCACCGACCCCACGGCCACCGCGGGAGGAGCCGGAGGAGCCAGCCACGCTGCCCGCCCGTGTCAGCAGCGTCCAACTGGAGGGCTACCTTGGCCGCAAGCACGACCTGGAGGCGGCCACCAAGCGTGCATCCAACCG GTCGTGGAGCACACGGTACTGCGTCCTACGAGGTGGCCAGCTCGCCTTCTTCAAGGACGCTAAGAGCCGCGCGCTGGGGCTGCCGTGCCAGGGTGAGGAGCCCCTGGGGTTGTGGGACGCCCACTGCGAGGTGCCCGCGGGCTACAAGAAGAAGAAACACGTCTTCAAGCTCAG GCTCAGCAATGGCAGCGAGTGGCTGTTCCACGGCAAGGATGAG gaggagctgcaggcctggctgcaggggctgagcGCAGCCATCACGGAGTGTCGGGGCAGCCGCGGGAAGGTGCAGAGCCTCCCCCTGCCCATACCCCCGGCCCCCCCCGAAGCCCCCCTGCCCCGCAAGGACAAGGAGAAACGCTTCAGCTTCTTCCCAAAAAAGAAATAA